In the Alistipes provencensis genome, GAGGTGACGTTCGAGAACAGTTCGAAAGCCAAGGCCCTGACTGCCGCCGTCGAGGAGCTGGGGCCCGAGGCGGCCGATGCCGTGGCGATCCTCGACGCCGACAACCTCGTGGGCGGGGAGTTCATCGCGCGCCTCAACGAAGTCTTCGACGCGGGTGTGGAGGCCGTACAGGCGCACCGCACGGCCAAGAACCGCGACACGGACACCGCGGTGCTCGACGCCGCGGGCGAGGAGATCAACAACTCGATCTTCCGCCGCGGACATGTGGCGCTGGGATTTTCCTCGGCGCTGATCGGCTCGGGCATGGCGTTCCGCTACGACTGGTTCTGCGCCAACATCCGCCGGTGCGTCACCGCCGGCGAGGACAAGGAGCTCGAAGCGCTGCTCCTGCAGGAGCGCATCTATATCGACTATCTGGACGACGTGGAGGTGCTGGACGAAAAGGTGCAGGGCGAGGAGGCTTACTACAACCAGCGGCGGCGGTGGATCGCGGCACAGTTCTATGCCCTCGGCTCGGCGGTGAAGAACCTCCCCGGAGCCCTCTTTTCGGGGAATTTCGACTACTGCGACAAGCTGCTGCAATGGTGCCTGCCCCCGCGGATGCTGCTCATCGGCCTCGTACCGCTGTGGGCCGTCGTAATGACCTTCCTCGACCCGTGGGGTTCCGTCAAATGGTGGATCGCCCTCGTGCTGATGCTCTTCGCACTGGCCATGGCCCTGCCCGACGCGCAGACCGACGCCAAGCTGGGCCGCGCCCTGCGCCGCGTTCCGGTGCTGGTGCTGCTCACGGCCGCCAACCTCTTCCGCCTCGGCGGAACCAAGGATAAGTTCATCCATACCCAACACACCGGCGCAGCCGACTCCGCACCGGATAAAACAGACCCGAACGCATGAAAATAGCCATCGAAGCGCAGCGCATCTTCCGCCCCAACAAACACGGCATGGACTTCGTGGCGCTCGAAACCATCCGCTGCCTGCAACGGCTCGACACCGAGAACGAGTACTTCATCTTCGTGGGCGACGGTCCCGACCGCTGCCTCGAGGAGACGCCCAACGTGCACATCGTCACGCTCCGCTGTCCGTCGTATCCGCTGTGGGAGCAGTGGGCCCTGCCGCGGGCCGTGGCGCGCGTGAAGCCCGACCTGCTGCACTGCACGAGCAACACCGCCCCGGTGTGGGGATCGACGCCGCTGGTGGTAACGCTCCACGACATCATCTTCCTCGAGAAGCAGGCCGGACGCAACTCGTCGCTCTACCAGTCGTTAGGACGCCAGTACCGCCGTCTGGTGGTGCCGCGCATCCTGCCCAAATGCCGCCGAATCATCACCGTGTCGCAGTTCGAATGCGACCGCATCCGCACGGCCCTCGGCCTCGACCCCGAACGGATCATGGCCATCCACAACGGCTACAATCCCCGGTTCCGGCCGATGGACGACACGGCGGAGGTCACCAAGCGCTACCTGCCCGATGCGGAATACCTCTTCTTCCTCGGCAACACCGACCCCAAGAAGAACACTCCGGGAACGCTCCGCGCCTATGCCGAATATGTGCGCCGCTCGGAACATCCGCTGCCGCTGCTGGTCGCGGACCTCACGGTGCAGGCCGCGGAGTCGATTTTACAGCAGATCGGCCAGCCGGAACTGATGGAGCGTCTCCGCCTGCCGGGATATATCCCCAACGGCGACCTCCCGGCCGTCTACAACGGCGCCTCGGCATTCCTCTACACCTCGCTGCGCGAGAGTTTCGGCATTCCCCAGCTCGAGGCGATGGCCTGCGGGACGCCCGTGGTGACGTCGAACACCTCGGCCATTCCCGAGATCGCGGGCGAGGGGGCCATTCTCGTCGACCCGACCTCGCCGGAGGCCATAGCCGGCGCCCTCCTGCGGCTCGAGACCGACGACGCCTTCCGGACGGAAACGATCGCCTACGGGCTGGAGCGGGTGAAGCTCTTCTCGTGGGAACAGACGGCCCGGAAACTGCTGGCGCTCTACCGCGAACTGGCCGGACAATAAAATAAGGGGGACGATTCGAAATCGTCCCCCTTTTCAATTCTTCCTGCGCGGTCCGGCTATTTCCGGCTCACCAGATTCGCTTTCTCCCCATGCTCATACCAATCCTTCGCAGCATTGCCGCCCGACTGCACCCACTCGGCAAAATCGGGATAAGCTTTCAGGAAATCGAT is a window encoding:
- a CDS encoding glycosyltransferase family 4 protein, with protein sequence MKIAIEAQRIFRPNKHGMDFVALETIRCLQRLDTENEYFIFVGDGPDRCLEETPNVHIVTLRCPSYPLWEQWALPRAVARVKPDLLHCTSNTAPVWGSTPLVVTLHDIIFLEKQAGRNSSLYQSLGRQYRRLVVPRILPKCRRIITVSQFECDRIRTALGLDPERIMAIHNGYNPRFRPMDDTAEVTKRYLPDAEYLFFLGNTDPKKNTPGTLRAYAEYVRRSEHPLPLLVADLTVQAAESILQQIGQPELMERLRLPGYIPNGDLPAVYNGASAFLYTSLRESFGIPQLEAMACGTPVVTSNTSAIPEIAGEGAILVDPTSPEAIAGALLRLETDDAFRTETIAYGLERVKLFSWEQTARKLLALYRELAGQ
- a CDS encoding glycosyltransferase; protein product: MIVNIIDWIFIFALLLPVLYLFVFAAFSMQRRREPYPPARKQRRFVTLIPAYKADAVVVRTAQAALAQEYPEGLHRVAVIADQLQPATLGELRKLSLTVIEVTFENSSKAKALTAAVEELGPEAADAVAILDADNLVGGEFIARLNEVFDAGVEAVQAHRTAKNRDTDTAVLDAAGEEINNSIFRRGHVALGFSSALIGSGMAFRYDWFCANIRRCVTAGEDKELEALLLQERIYIDYLDDVEVLDEKVQGEEAYYNQRRRWIAAQFYALGSAVKNLPGALFSGNFDYCDKLLQWCLPPRMLLIGLVPLWAVVMTFLDPWGSVKWWIALVLMLFALAMALPDAQTDAKLGRALRRVPVLVLLTAANLFRLGGTKDKFIHTQHTGAADSAPDKTDPNA